One genomic region from Terriglobus aquaticus encodes:
- the pssA gene encoding CDP-diacylglycerol--serine O-phosphatidyltransferase: protein MADAPVQTRPRPRRGMYVLPSLFTAGNIAAGFYAIVQSVLATTSHDQTYFDRAALAILFAIPFDALDGRIARMTNTASDFGRELDSLADVITFGVAPSVLAYTWGTRMLPLVGNLKLRQSAVDAGVFVCFLFLVCGACRLARFNVTVNPLPSNPGRPGRRYFVGMPIPAAAGVVASVVHCFDGSPIDNVYIAFVWMSLLLFIGFLMVSRWRFWSGKEIGLRSQHTMRLFVLIVLLGALLVYFSNYLLIAVALAYMVSGMGARVVYAAQGRQRRRDARA from the coding sequence TTGGCGGACGCGCCGGTACAGACGCGTCCCCGGCCCCGGCGTGGCATGTACGTGCTGCCGTCGCTGTTTACGGCAGGCAACATTGCCGCGGGATTCTACGCGATTGTGCAGAGCGTGCTGGCGACCACGTCGCACGACCAGACGTATTTCGATCGGGCCGCGCTGGCAATCCTGTTTGCGATCCCGTTTGATGCTCTGGATGGCCGCATTGCCCGCATGACCAACACGGCCAGCGACTTTGGCAGGGAGCTGGACTCCCTGGCCGATGTGATCACGTTTGGCGTTGCGCCGAGCGTGCTGGCGTACACCTGGGGCACGCGAATGCTGCCGCTGGTTGGCAACCTGAAGTTGCGGCAGAGCGCGGTGGATGCGGGCGTGTTTGTCTGCTTCCTGTTCCTGGTCTGCGGAGCGTGCCGGCTGGCGCGGTTCAACGTGACCGTGAATCCGTTGCCGAGCAATCCCGGGCGCCCAGGGCGGCGCTACTTTGTGGGCATGCCGATCCCGGCAGCTGCGGGAGTGGTGGCCAGCGTGGTGCACTGCTTCGACGGATCCCCCATCGACAACGTGTACATCGCGTTTGTCTGGATGTCGCTGCTGCTGTTCATCGGATTTCTGATGGTAAGCCGATGGCGATTCTGGAGCGGCAAGGAGATCGGCCTGCGGTCGCAGCACACAATGCGGTTGTTTGTGCTGATCGTGCTGCTGGGCGCGCTGCTGGTCTACTTCAGCAACTACCTGCTGATTGCAGTGGCGCTGGCGTACATGGTCAGCGGCATGGGGGCGCGTGTCGTCTACGCGGCACAGGGCCGGCAGCGCAGGCGAGACGCCCGCGCCTGA
- a CDS encoding phosphatidylserine decarboxylase family protein has protein sequence MVRDGIYYALGLAVVSYLLFRLTGSSWIAGIPVLLALFFLWFFRDPPRRVPTEANVVVSPADGKVTEADWIETPQGSRLRLSIFLNVFDVHVNRTPISGTVTQVNYKQGMFLNAMRADSNVLNEQNVMVIEDGGYSVQVKQIAGLLARRIVCWVKPGDVLQKGDRFGLIKFGSRVDVLLPPDANLRVKKGDRVRGGASIIATMPVASATTPEQARATVAGV, from the coding sequence ATGGTCCGAGATGGAATCTACTACGCCCTGGGTTTGGCTGTAGTGTCCTACCTGCTGTTTCGCCTCACGGGTTCGTCCTGGATCGCCGGGATTCCGGTGCTGCTGGCGCTGTTTTTCCTTTGGTTCTTCCGCGATCCGCCGCGTCGCGTGCCCACCGAGGCGAACGTGGTCGTGTCCCCTGCAGACGGCAAGGTGACCGAGGCGGACTGGATCGAGACGCCCCAGGGCAGCCGGCTTCGGCTCAGCATCTTCCTCAACGTTTTCGACGTTCACGTGAACCGGACCCCGATCAGCGGGACGGTGACGCAGGTGAACTACAAGCAGGGCATGTTCCTGAACGCCATGCGCGCCGATTCCAACGTGCTGAACGAACAGAATGTCATGGTGATCGAGGATGGCGGGTACTCGGTGCAGGTGAAGCAGATTGCCGGGCTGCTGGCGCGCCGCATCGTGTGCTGGGTCAAGCCGGGTGACGTTCTGCAGAAGGGCGATCGCTTCGGGTTGATCAAGTTCGGATCCCGCGTAGACGTGCTGCTGCCGCCGGATGCGAATCTGCGCGTGAAGAAGGGTGACCGCGTGCGTGGCGGAGCCTCCATCATCGCCACCATGCCGGTCGCTTCAGCCACAACGCCTGAGCAGGCGCGCGCAACTGTAGCGGGGGTGTAG
- the rimI gene encoding ribosomal protein S18-alanine N-acetyltransferase, with protein MLREATAADTGAVLALIRADAELPQWDSSALAVEAARAQDGPLRRLLVAELDAEIVGFAQTSLLLGEAELESMAVATACRRQGVGGRLLRRAIELARADGAEVLRLEVRRSNSAARALYESAGMVMTGTRRQYYPDPVEDAVLMTLRWSPSPAAG; from the coding sequence ATGCTGAGGGAAGCAACCGCAGCAGACACGGGTGCGGTGCTGGCCCTCATCCGGGCCGATGCCGAGCTGCCGCAGTGGGACAGCAGCGCTCTGGCGGTGGAGGCAGCTAGGGCGCAAGACGGACCGCTGCGGCGCCTTCTGGTGGCGGAGCTTGACGCTGAAATCGTGGGTTTCGCGCAGACCTCGTTGCTGCTGGGGGAGGCGGAGCTGGAGAGCATGGCCGTTGCGACGGCTTGCCGGCGGCAGGGCGTGGGCGGGCGTCTGCTGCGGCGGGCCATCGAACTGGCGCGCGCTGATGGGGCGGAAGTGCTGCGGCTGGAGGTGCGGCGCAGCAACAGCGCGGCGCGCGCCTTGTACGAGAGCGCCGGCATGGTCATGACAGGAACCCGGCGGCAGTATTACCCCGACCCGGTGGAGGATGCCGTTCTGATGACCCTTCGCTGGTCACCTTCGCCGGCGGCCGGTTGA
- the tsaB gene encoding tRNA (adenosine(37)-N6)-threonylcarbamoyltransferase complex dimerization subunit type 1 TsaB, with translation MEAALVIDTCGSEGYVAVFPVGEVTPAARSEQRLGVRATQEELLPAIGAVLSESGLVLSELKAIAVVRGPGSFTGVRIGLAAAKGLCEAAGLPLVTLSRLQVLAAAAGIAPVWAWLQAGRGDVYAERFVMGAGGFAGVEAIASLLGVNEEREPAQVLTLEQAAAAAGGEPVAVCEEALRAARPSAVFVSAGDLAAALRAAAAEAVCSKRWADVALIDALYLRVPDAELALRARQALSQP, from the coding sequence ATGGAAGCGGCTTTGGTCATCGACACCTGTGGTTCTGAGGGTTACGTTGCCGTGTTCCCGGTGGGCGAAGTGACCCCGGCTGCGCGAAGCGAGCAGCGGCTGGGTGTGCGGGCAACGCAGGAAGAACTGCTGCCCGCTATTGGTGCCGTCCTGAGCGAGTCCGGGCTGGTGCTGAGTGAGTTGAAGGCGATAGCGGTGGTGCGCGGACCTGGGTCGTTTACCGGGGTGCGGATCGGCCTGGCTGCGGCGAAGGGGCTGTGCGAAGCGGCGGGGCTGCCTTTGGTGACGCTGTCGCGCTTACAGGTACTGGCGGCCGCTGCAGGAATCGCGCCGGTTTGGGCGTGGCTGCAGGCGGGCAGAGGCGATGTCTATGCCGAGCGCTTTGTGATGGGTGCTGGTGGGTTTGCAGGGGTTGAGGCTATTGCGAGCCTGCTCGGCGTGAACGAGGAGCGAGAACCTGCGCAGGTGCTCACGCTCGAGCAGGCGGCCGCGGCCGCCGGCGGGGAGCCGGTTGCCGTGTGTGAGGAGGCTTTGCGCGCGGCAAGGCCGAGTGCGGTATTTGTGAGCGCGGGTGACCTGGCAGCGGCGCTCCGTGCCGCTGCGGCCGAAGCCGTTTGCAGCAAGCGATGGGCCGACGTGGCCCTGATTGACGCGCTGTACCTGCGCGTTCCGGATGCGGAGCTGGCGTTGCGTGCGCGACAGGCGCTGAGCCAGCCGTGA
- a CDS encoding DUF4139 domain-containing protein, giving the protein MKALPLALAADPTATDLYSAIRGARVEITGEGGAFTGRILNVEIRETATPKLAAADGTAPILERQYLTVVSDAGVVRTFELTGRTGVRLLDRSVQGGLERYLETLASNHQDGLRHLTLTDSGTAAPRELRVSYISEVPVWKCTYRVLFDTAGRGTTAKSATLQGWAVIDNTVGTDWNNVQLSLIAGAPQSFVQPISQPTYSRRREIALPQEAQLTPQTHEGGLGTGTGSGMRSGSGNGYGSGAGYNVAGGVMGSLGLSTHGAVPAGQRSIASDGVHRDRLAALAESAAASPVSYEESASASIAPQITTSSFDDYFEYKLTEPVTIRKNESALVPILQAKVEVDPVTLWSPSEPQPLRALWVRNTSGLTLDRGSFSILENGNFSGQGLLDPIHPGERRLLSYAADRAVRVTPEVAAQPDSRSRQVQQITVARGVMTVRSAEVAEETYLVHNAAGDVRTVIVERPKRSGWTLDSDPRPEETSANAYRFRVVAQPGETVRLHVGERHDLRARYQLANTNEDQLLLLLRQDGNPPAVVAALQPVLAAKRHLSDLDAEVARHDNQVRDITNDQTRLRNNLQALKGTAEERALAKRYTDELNRQEDQIAQLRTEIAALRQQQQATRDALATQLESLQLDVTL; this is encoded by the coding sequence TTGAAGGCTCTGCCGCTGGCGCTCGCTGCCGATCCCACCGCGACCGACCTGTACAGCGCCATTCGCGGCGCTCGCGTGGAGATCACGGGCGAAGGCGGCGCGTTCACCGGCCGCATTCTCAACGTCGAGATCCGCGAAACCGCCACGCCAAAACTAGCAGCCGCGGACGGCACCGCTCCCATCCTTGAGCGCCAATACCTGACCGTCGTCTCGGACGCCGGCGTGGTTCGCACCTTCGAACTCACCGGCCGCACCGGCGTCCGCCTGCTGGACCGCAGCGTGCAGGGCGGCCTGGAACGCTACCTGGAAACGCTCGCCAGCAACCACCAGGATGGCCTGCGTCACCTGACGCTCACCGACTCTGGCACCGCCGCCCCCCGCGAACTGCGCGTCAGCTATATCAGCGAGGTGCCGGTGTGGAAGTGCACCTACCGCGTCCTCTTCGACACGGCCGGTCGCGGCACCACGGCGAAGTCCGCCACACTGCAAGGCTGGGCCGTCATCGACAACACGGTCGGTACGGACTGGAATAACGTGCAGCTCTCGCTCATCGCGGGCGCGCCGCAAAGCTTCGTGCAGCCCATTTCGCAACCCACCTACAGCCGTCGCCGGGAGATTGCCTTACCCCAGGAAGCGCAGCTCACGCCGCAGACCCACGAAGGCGGACTTGGCACAGGTACGGGCTCTGGCATGCGCTCCGGCAGCGGCAATGGGTACGGTTCGGGTGCCGGATACAACGTGGCTGGGGGTGTCATGGGGAGCCTCGGGTTGAGCACGCACGGAGCCGTCCCGGCCGGACAGCGGTCCATCGCTTCCGATGGTGTCCACCGCGATCGGCTTGCCGCCCTTGCGGAGTCGGCGGCTGCTTCGCCAGTCTCCTACGAAGAAAGCGCGTCTGCCTCGATAGCCCCTCAAATCACCACGAGCAGCTTCGACGACTACTTCGAGTACAAGCTGACGGAGCCGGTCACGATCCGCAAGAACGAATCCGCACTCGTGCCCATCCTCCAGGCCAAAGTCGAAGTCGACCCCGTTACGCTGTGGTCGCCTTCTGAGCCGCAGCCACTGCGCGCGCTCTGGGTGCGCAACACCAGCGGCCTCACGCTCGATCGCGGCAGCTTCTCCATCCTGGAAAATGGCAACTTCAGCGGACAGGGCCTACTCGATCCGATCCACCCGGGCGAACGCCGCCTGCTCAGCTACGCCGCCGATCGGGCTGTTCGCGTCACGCCCGAAGTCGCGGCCCAGCCTGACAGCCGCTCACGCCAGGTGCAGCAGATCACCGTTGCCCGAGGTGTGATGACCGTTCGCTCGGCAGAGGTCGCCGAAGAGACCTACCTTGTTCACAATGCCGCGGGTGACGTTCGCACCGTGATCGTCGAGCGGCCAAAGCGATCCGGGTGGACGCTGGACAGCGATCCCAGGCCGGAAGAGACCAGTGCAAACGCCTACCGCTTTCGCGTAGTCGCGCAGCCCGGCGAGACGGTCCGCCTCCACGTTGGCGAGCGCCACGACCTCCGCGCACGCTACCAGCTTGCCAACACCAACGAAGACCAACTCCTCCTGTTGCTGCGACAAGACGGCAATCCGCCCGCGGTTGTCGCTGCCCTGCAACCAGTGCTGGCCGCCAAACGTCACCTGTCCGACCTGGACGCGGAGGTCGCCAGACACGACAACCAGGTTCGCGACATCACAAACGACCAGACCCGGCTGCGCAACAACCTGCAGGCGCTGAAAGGCACTGCTGAGGAGCGCGCGCTCGCCAAGCGCTACACCGATGAGCTCAATCGGCAGGAAGACCAGATCGCGCAACTACGCACGGAGATCGCTGCGCTCCGCCAGCAGCAACAGGCCACACGCGACGCCCTGGCCACACAACTCGAATCCCTGCAATTGGACGTGACGCTCTAA
- a CDS encoding VWA domain-containing protein has protein sequence MRKVLLTGLCCVVLGAGAAKAQQSAPAAAGSSPSLTVDRDPIASPDGDAPPPATVTGASAPNQQVERQGGTYTLRTNVGEVRLNATVLDGNGRVVQTLGKDAFHVYEDGVPQTIASFRHEDLPVSLGILIDSSGSMYDKRAAVGKASLDFVRLSNPQDEAFLVDFSFDPYIDQDFTSDIHKLEAGLSYVKASGGTAIYDTIIASADYLSRNAKRPKQVLLLITDGDDNASSTTLEEAIKRVQELDGPTIYCVGLLFGPDEDKRESRHARRVLTSLAEQTGGLAYFPRRLEEVDDIAHQVAEDIRQQYTISYQPTKPARLGGYRQVHVDAKAPGYSRLSVRTRSGYFPKVGADASGALAGGAQ, from the coding sequence GTGCGAAAGGTTCTTCTAACAGGCTTGTGTTGCGTGGTGCTGGGCGCCGGAGCCGCGAAGGCGCAACAAAGCGCGCCTGCCGCTGCCGGTTCGTCGCCGTCGCTGACGGTGGATCGTGATCCGATTGCGTCGCCGGACGGGGACGCTCCACCGCCTGCAACCGTTACGGGTGCGAGCGCGCCGAACCAGCAGGTGGAGCGCCAGGGCGGCACCTATACGCTGCGCACCAACGTGGGCGAGGTCCGGCTGAACGCGACCGTGCTGGACGGCAACGGCCGCGTGGTGCAAACGCTGGGCAAGGACGCCTTTCACGTGTACGAGGACGGCGTTCCGCAGACGATCGCGTCGTTCCGGCACGAGGACCTCCCGGTGTCGCTCGGCATCCTGATCGACAGCTCCGGGTCGATGTATGACAAGCGCGCTGCAGTTGGCAAGGCGTCGTTGGACTTTGTGCGGCTGTCCAATCCGCAGGACGAGGCATTCCTGGTGGACTTCAGCTTCGATCCCTACATCGACCAGGACTTTACCAGCGATATTCACAAGCTGGAGGCCGGCCTGAGCTATGTGAAGGCGTCTGGTGGAACGGCCATTTATGACACGATCATCGCCAGCGCCGACTACCTGTCCCGCAATGCCAAGCGGCCCAAACAGGTGCTGCTGCTGATCACGGACGGTGACGATAACGCTTCCAGCACCACGCTCGAAGAGGCGATCAAACGCGTCCAGGAGCTGGATGGCCCGACGATCTATTGCGTGGGTCTCCTGTTCGGCCCAGACGAGGACAAGCGCGAGAGCCGCCATGCGCGCCGTGTGCTCACCTCGCTGGCGGAGCAGACCGGCGGGTTGGCGTACTTTCCGCGACGGCTGGAAGAGGTCGACGACATTGCGCACCAGGTGGCGGAGGATATTCGGCAGCAGTACACCATCAGCTACCAGCCGACCAAACCGGCGCGGCTGGGCGGCTACCGCCAGGTGCATGTGGATGCAAAGGCGCCCGGGTACTCGCGGCTGAGCGTGCGGACCCGCAGCGGATACTTCCCCAAGGTGGGCGCAGACGCGTCCGGTGCGCTGGCCGGCGGAGCGCAGTAA
- a CDS encoding VWA domain-containing protein, whose product MTHLLSNGQRNGFLRGSRVGWLLCVVLCLVWTLPRLQAQENPLGDAKTPTRPVEPARKPIPEEAPNDGRARRNETIRVETNLVLVPMTVTDSQNRLVTGLERENFYVYDNDRPQTIRSFSTDDAPVTIGIIFDLSGSMSSKYARARKALSEFMRTSNPQDEFFVIAFNDRPAVVVDYTSNVDDIDARMVMLKPTARTALIDATYMGINKLKDAKYERKALLIISDGGDNRSRYSEGELRRAVRESDVQIYSIGIFDQYAPTVEEKEGPALLTDICEMTGGRLFRVSDVNELGDIASRISAELRNEYVVGYKPTELKKDGQWRKLKVRLNPPPGLPPLSVHNRTGYYAPSE is encoded by the coding sequence ATGACACACCTGCTGAGTAACGGGCAGCGGAACGGCTTCCTCCGCGGAAGCCGGGTCGGATGGCTGCTGTGCGTCGTGCTGTGTTTGGTGTGGACGCTGCCGCGTCTGCAGGCACAGGAGAATCCGCTGGGCGATGCGAAGACGCCCACACGGCCTGTCGAGCCGGCGCGCAAACCGATTCCGGAAGAGGCGCCCAACGACGGCCGCGCACGCAGGAACGAGACAATCCGCGTGGAGACCAACCTGGTGCTGGTGCCCATGACGGTGACCGACTCGCAAAACCGCCTGGTGACGGGGCTGGAGCGCGAAAACTTCTACGTGTACGACAACGACCGGCCGCAGACGATTCGCAGCTTCTCCACCGACGATGCACCGGTGACCATCGGCATCATCTTTGATCTGAGCGGGAGCATGAGCAGCAAGTATGCGCGGGCACGCAAGGCGCTCAGCGAGTTCATGCGTACGTCTAATCCGCAGGATGAGTTTTTCGTGATCGCCTTCAACGATCGGCCCGCGGTGGTGGTGGACTACACCAGCAATGTGGACGACATTGACGCGCGCATGGTGATGCTGAAGCCAACGGCTCGGACCGCGCTGATCGATGCGACCTACATGGGCATCAACAAGCTGAAGGACGCCAAGTACGAGCGCAAAGCGCTGCTGATCATCAGCGATGGCGGCGACAACCGCTCTCGCTACAGCGAGGGCGAGTTGCGGCGCGCCGTGCGCGAAAGCGACGTGCAGATTTACTCCATTGGCATCTTCGACCAGTACGCACCCACCGTGGAGGAGAAGGAAGGTCCGGCGCTGTTGACGGACATCTGCGAGATGACGGGCGGCCGGCTGTTCCGCGTGTCGGACGTGAATGAGTTAGGTGACATCGCGTCGCGTATCTCTGCCGAGCTACGGAACGAATACGTGGTGGGGTACAAGCCGACGGAGTTGAAGAAGGACGGGCAGTGGCGCAAGCTGAAGGTGCGTCTGAATCCGCCTCCGGGGCTGCCGCCGCTGAGCGTACACAACCGGACAGGGTACTATGCACCATCGGAGTAG
- a CDS encoding DUF1015 domain-containing protein: MQIYPFRALRYNTGLVKLEDVVTQPYDKISPAMQDAYYAKSPYNLIRVILGKRDPDTETDNVYSRAAAYLADWRQKHVLQEDATPALFGYAQRYTVPGTNEVRERRGLICLGHLYDYEQKVVYRHEQTLSKPKSDRLSLFKATRTYCEQIYMLYNDPAFTVEDLVFGNKTGEPATAPDQTVTDEYGVVHMLWHVTDPRTINLIVTALQDKKLIIADGHHRYETSTAYARERAAELGVPDSTTHTAGRPEPLYGAGDEAPSEYADEHGEARLPSPPFPEAAMMMTLVNMDAPGITILPTHRVVFGLGEGAVASFLERAAEYFEVSRVDTNHDAKDSDAEKIEDASALLAPLTASPGVAFLAATRDGNYLLSAKPEAIDAALQSFTPRQRALDVVQLHGLILEQLLGLSAESIRNQQNLRYLRSAPEAIAQVARGEADIAFLVRPVTLDQLQNVSLSGEVMPQKSTDFYPKLLSGLAFYALD; this comes from the coding sequence ATGCAGATCTATCCGTTCCGCGCGCTTCGCTACAACACGGGCCTCGTCAAGCTGGAAGACGTAGTGACCCAGCCCTACGACAAGATCTCGCCCGCGATGCAGGACGCCTACTACGCGAAAAGCCCCTACAACCTCATCCGCGTCATCCTGGGCAAACGCGACCCCGACACCGAAACCGACAACGTATACAGCCGCGCCGCCGCCTACCTGGCCGACTGGCGGCAGAAGCACGTCCTACAGGAAGACGCCACGCCCGCCCTGTTCGGCTACGCCCAGCGTTACACGGTTCCCGGCACGAACGAAGTTCGGGAGCGCCGCGGGCTCATCTGCCTCGGCCACCTGTACGACTATGAGCAAAAGGTCGTCTACCGCCACGAACAGACGCTGAGCAAGCCGAAGTCTGACCGGCTGTCGCTGTTCAAAGCCACTCGCACCTACTGCGAGCAGATCTACATGCTCTACAACGATCCGGCGTTCACCGTGGAAGACCTGGTGTTCGGCAACAAAACCGGCGAACCTGCCACCGCGCCCGATCAGACCGTTACGGACGAGTATGGCGTCGTGCACATGCTGTGGCACGTGACCGATCCGCGCACCATCAACTTGATCGTCACCGCCCTGCAGGACAAGAAGCTGATCATCGCCGACGGCCACCACCGCTACGAAACCAGCACCGCCTACGCACGCGAGCGCGCCGCCGAACTCGGCGTGCCCGACTCGACCACGCACACCGCTGGCCGCCCCGAGCCCTTGTACGGCGCCGGCGACGAAGCGCCCTCCGAGTACGCGGACGAACACGGCGAAGCCAGGCTGCCCTCGCCCCCCTTCCCGGAAGCCGCGATGATGATGACGCTGGTCAACATGGACGCGCCGGGCATCACCATCCTGCCGACGCACCGCGTCGTCTTTGGCCTGGGCGAGGGTGCAGTGGCCAGCTTCCTGGAGCGCGCTGCCGAGTACTTCGAGGTCAGCCGCGTCGACACCAACCACGACGCGAAGGACTCCGACGCCGAGAAAATCGAGGACGCCTCCGCCCTGCTGGCTCCCCTAACAGCTTCGCCAGGCGTCGCCTTCCTCGCCGCCACGCGCGACGGCAATTACCTGCTCTCGGCGAAGCCGGAAGCCATCGATGCCGCGCTGCAGAGTTTCACGCCGCGCCAGCGCGCGCTCGATGTCGTCCAGCTCCACGGCCTCATCTTGGAGCAGCTGCTTGGCCTGTCTGCGGAAAGCATTCGCAACCAGCAGAACCTGCGCTATCTGCGCTCGGCCCCGGAGGCCATTGCACAGGTCGCACGCGGCGAGGCCGACATCGCATTTCTCGTTCGCCCCGTCACGCTGGACCAACTCCAGAACGTCTCGCTCTCCGGCGAAGTCATGCCGCAGAAGAGCACCGACTTCTACCCCAAGCTGCTCAGCGGACTGGCTTTCTACGCCCTCGACTAA
- a CDS encoding N-acetylmuramoyl-L-alanine amidase family protein yields the protein MRRSPLILLGALATLPCLAQQPTQPQKLTIVLDPARGGSEYGARIDTKTYEKQVTLDIANRLRALLVARDFNVVLTRDSDALVTNEQRAAVANQSKAIACVSLHATAAGNGLHLWTSSVNAMPVGSTAVLWDEAQAPFVQRSQRLASEFAAAFSRSKIAVSSGHTWIRPLDNMQCPAVALEIAPEDSDTVASDRTYQAHLADAIASQMVFWRGHADVVQSILNPPPPPAAPKPATPESAAGAGKTAAHDTANPVTPARTRTAPAPVTPGTAAASPATRTTPATTPGEAPQ from the coding sequence GTGAGACGCTCGCCCCTCATCCTGCTCGGCGCACTCGCCACTCTGCCCTGCCTTGCGCAGCAGCCGACGCAGCCGCAGAAGCTCACCATCGTTCTCGACCCTGCCCGCGGCGGCAGCGAGTACGGCGCCCGCATCGATACGAAGACCTACGAAAAGCAGGTCACGCTCGACATCGCGAACCGCCTGCGAGCCCTGCTCGTGGCGCGTGATTTCAACGTGGTGCTCACCCGCGACAGCGACGCCCTGGTCACCAATGAGCAGCGCGCCGCGGTCGCCAACCAGAGCAAGGCCATCGCCTGCGTCTCCCTGCACGCCACTGCGGCCGGCAACGGCCTCCACCTCTGGACCTCCTCCGTGAACGCCATGCCGGTCGGCAGCACCGCCGTTCTATGGGACGAGGCGCAGGCACCCTTCGTGCAGCGCTCGCAACGGCTTGCCTCCGAGTTCGCTGCGGCCTTTTCGCGATCCAAGATCGCCGTCTCCAGCGGCCACACCTGGATCCGCCCGCTCGACAACATGCAATGCCCCGCCGTTGCGCTTGAAATCGCCCCGGAGGACAGTGACACCGTCGCCAGCGACCGCACCTACCAGGCGCATCTTGCCGACGCCATCGCCAGCCAGATGGTCTTCTGGCGCGGCCACGCCGACGTCGTGCAATCCATCCTGAACCCACCACCTCCGCCCGCCGCACCGAAGCCGGCCACGCCTGAGAGCGCTGCCGGGGCAGGCAAGACTGCGGCCCACGACACGGCCAACCCTGTCACGCCGGCGCGAACGCGCACCGCGCCTGCGCCCGTAACGCCCGGCACCGCTGCCGCCTCGCCCGCGACGCGAACGACGCCCGCGACCACACCCGGTGAGGCGCCGCAGTGA
- a CDS encoding GerMN domain-containing protein, which translates to MIPRYQRILFAVLLLACIGMGIVLWNHQRHNYSLRDEATTDAPIEAPSYAAAESVTLALANDSDGSITPTTRDIALPSTPAVRVRALLEHLLAEYTSRKSPHPLGGGVAVEDVYLIDLPLSAPAPRNADGSFAGSSLPTRAADTTGITDPLTRATGQLAVINLRSAWCDAHPSGITVETLTIDSILGTLHAAIPQVTEVRFLVDGQPRSTLAGNVELDRTYDVVDTSNVVTPAQHE; encoded by the coding sequence GTGATTCCCCGCTACCAGCGCATCCTCTTCGCGGTGCTTCTGCTCGCCTGCATCGGCATGGGCATCGTGCTGTGGAACCATCAGCGCCACAACTACTCCCTGCGCGATGAGGCCACCACCGACGCGCCCATCGAAGCTCCCAGCTACGCCGCCGCAGAGAGCGTCACCCTCGCGCTGGCCAACGACAGCGACGGCTCCATTACGCCGACCACGCGTGACATCGCCCTGCCCTCCACGCCCGCGGTCCGTGTCCGCGCCCTTCTGGAACATCTGCTGGCCGAGTACACTTCGCGCAAATCGCCGCACCCGCTCGGTGGCGGCGTCGCCGTGGAGGACGTCTACCTGATCGACCTCCCGCTGTCCGCGCCCGCGCCGCGCAATGCAGACGGCTCCTTCGCCGGCAGCAGCCTGCCCACTCGCGCCGCAGACACCACCGGGATTACCGACCCGCTCACCCGCGCTACCGGCCAGCTCGCCGTAATCAATCTCCGGTCGGCCTGGTGCGACGCACACCCCAGCGGCATCACCGTTGAGACCCTCACCATCGACAGCATCCTGGGCACGCTGCACGCTGCCATCCCGCAGGTCACCGAGGTGCGCTTCCTCGTCGATGGCCAGCCGCGTTCCACCCTCGCCGGCAACGTGGAACTCGACCGCACCTACGACGTCGTCGACACCAGCAACGTCGTCACACCCGCGCAGCATGAGTAG
- the murI gene encoding glutamate racemase, translating to MARPCIGVFDSGFGGLTVLRALLQHLPGADFLYLGDTARLPYGSKSAETITRYTSAAIHTLVGHGAQLVVIACNTASALALPHLQGNSEVPLVGVIQPGAEAAKLAVRDIQLPVLVLATEATVASHAYQHACAQHGLSTIEKACPLLVPLVEEGWTDHPVTRQVAEIYLEESVAATRPGAVLLGCTHYPLVRPLLERSIHSLLGPIPVIDSAEATAMHIQGMLPAASHNSNAPSALRFFATDSPQKFQRLGQRFLAQEVDLVTLVDLDR from the coding sequence GTGGCACGCCCCTGCATCGGCGTCTTCGATTCCGGCTTCGGCGGCCTCACCGTGCTCCGCGCCCTGCTGCAACACCTTCCCGGCGCCGACTTCCTCTACCTGGGCGACACCGCACGGCTGCCCTATGGCTCCAAGTCCGCCGAGACCATCACGCGCTACACCTCTGCTGCTATCCACACGCTCGTCGGCCACGGCGCCCAGCTTGTCGTCATCGCCTGCAACACCGCTTCGGCGCTCGCGCTGCCACATCTGCAGGGCAACAGCGAAGTCCCGCTGGTCGGCGTCATCCAGCCCGGTGCGGAGGCTGCAAAGCTCGCTGTCCGCGACATACAACTTCCCGTGCTCGTGCTCGCCACCGAGGCCACCGTCGCGTCCCACGCCTACCAGCACGCCTGCGCGCAGCACGGCCTCAGCACCATTGAGAAAGCCTGCCCATTGCTCGTGCCTCTGGTGGAAGAAGGCTGGACCGACCACCCCGTTACCCGGCAAGTTGCGGAGATCTACCTGGAAGAGTCCGTCGCTGCGACGCGCCCCGGCGCCGTGCTGCTCGGATGCACGCACTACCCCCTCGTTCGCCCACTGCTGGAGCGCTCCATCCACAGCCTTCTCGGTCCCATCCCCGTGATCGACTCCGCTGAAGCGACCGCAATGCACATACAGGGCATGCTGCCGGCTGCATCGCACAACAGCAACGCTCCATCCGCGCTCCGCTTTTTCGCCACCGATTCACCCCAGAAATTTCAGCGCCTCGGCCAGCGCTTTCTCGCGCAGGAGGTCGACCTTGTGACCCTCGTCGACCTCGACCGTTAG